One stretch of Echeneis naucrates chromosome 11, fEcheNa1.1, whole genome shotgun sequence DNA includes these proteins:
- the LOC115051459 gene encoding 1-acylglycerol-3-phosphate O-acyltransferase ABHD5-like, translated as MRRMATEIQPVQEQSSWILSWLPSWCPTSPSQLKDAEEKMLTVVKQPFSRQHVRLSNGNYLWTLAFSTQSQVCSPSSQKPAARSRPPLVLLHGFGGGVALWAQNLDSLAGNGPVYALDLLGFGRSSRPQFSTNPEGAEEQFLLALEEWREKVGLEEMVLLGHNLGGYLSAAYTLKHPQRVKHLLLVEPWGFPERPENPNHNSIPVWIRAMGAVMSPFNPLAGLRLAGPLGPMLVQTIRSDFKQKYSSVFDDNTVSDYIYHLNAQTPSGETAFKNMTIPYGWAKRPMLERIRQVTADIPISFIYGSRSSIDSNSGSALKKIRPDVEITVIRGAGHYVFADQPDDFNQVVLQILARMEKKVEDKEMKL; from the exons ATGAGAAGGATGGCGACGGAGATTCAACCTGTCCAGGAGCAGAG CTCCTGGATATTAAGTTGGCTTCCCTCTTGGTGCCCCACGTCTCCCTCTCAGCTCAAAGATGCAGAAGAGAAAATGCTAACGG TTGTGAAGCAGCCTTTCTCCAGGCAGCACGTCCGGCTATCCAACGGCAACTACCTGTGGACTTTGGCGTTTTCGACTCAGTCACAGGTGTGCTCCCCATCTTCCCAGAAGCCCGCCGCTCGGTCCAGGCCTCCTCTGGTTCTTCTGCACGGCTTTGGCGGTGGAGTTGCCCTTTGGGCCCAAAATCTGGACTCTCTCGCCGGCAATGGCCCGGTCTATGCGCTCGACCTGCTGGGTTTTGGCAGGAGCAGCCGCCCCCAGTTCAGCACCAACCCAGAGGGGGCTGAGGAGCAGTTCTTGTTGGCGctggaggagtggagggagAAGGTGGGCCTGGAGGAGATGGTGCTGCTGGGACATAACCTAGGAGGATACTTGTCTGCTGCCTACACTCTCAAACACCCACAAAG GGTAAAGCacctgctgctggtggagcCATGGGGGTTTCCGGAGCGTCCTGAGAACCCCAACCACAATTCCATCCCAGTGTGGATCCGAGCCATGGGGGCTGTTATGAGCCCCTTCAACCCTCTAGCTGGACTCAGACTGGCTGGGCCTCTAG GCCCTATGTTGGTCCAGACCATCAGGTCTGACTTCAAGCAGAAATACTCCTCTGTGTTTGATGACAACACTGTTTCTGACTACATCTACCATCTGAATGCACAGACCCCAAG TGGAgaaacagcttttaaaaacatgaccATTCCCTATGGTTGGGCCAAGAGGCCGATGCTGGAGAGGATACGACAAGTCACAGCTGACATTCCTATTTCCTTCATTTATGGATCACGCTCCAGCATTGACAGCAACTCTGGATCTGCGCTCAAGAAGATCAGACCAGATGTGGAGATCACA gtGATCAGGGGAGCAGGCCATTATGTATTCGCCGATCAGCCAGATGATTTCAACCAGGTCGTCCTCCAGATCCTCGCCAGGATGGAGAAGAAGGTTGAGGACAAGGAAATGAAGCTATGA